A region from the Linepithema humile isolate Giens D197 chromosome 1, Lhum_UNIL_v1.0, whole genome shotgun sequence genome encodes:
- the LOC105668845 gene encoding uncharacterized protein, producing MNHIPRIYWIMGFTLLISGTLVHYYAPNITEIIIIIMKYVINKLLFEIKDKGVFVLTLSIIGCVMHFVFKRIYFDIFEPQEPENMQHQNGQPRGVIFETDDEENDGEVIMHG from the exons ATGAATCATATACCACGCATATATTGGATTATGGGCTTTACGCTTCTAATTAGTG gaACTCTAGTGCATTATTATGCACCTAACattacagaaataataattattattatgaaatatgtgataaacaaattattatttgaaataaaagataaaggaGTTTTCGTCTTAACGCTATCGATCATAGGCTGTGTTatgcattttgtttttaagaggatatatttcgatattttcga ACCTCAAGAGCCAGAAAACATGCAGCACCAAAACGGGCAGCCTCGCGGCGTCATATTTGAAACAGACGAT GAGGAAAATGATGGAGAAGTAATTATGCATGGATAA